From the Astyanax mexicanus isolate ESR-SI-001 chromosome 9, AstMex3_surface, whole genome shotgun sequence genome, one window contains:
- the bicra gene encoding BRD4-interacting chromatin-remodeling complex-associated protein isoform X5 encodes MLLVDMDDEDGRCLLDVICDPQALNDFLHGSETQLDTDDLLDGSSDPSSSFFSGTGGHVPEVQPPAQLSTSEPSGLPRVSVDLDFLEDDDILGGSPGGGGDGGSNGVDSNHEPCDILQQSLAEANITEQSLQEAEAELDLSSFGLTNLTQVVQPLPDTSSLPGVGIGGATQIFPSQGSTTTPSTATTDMLGSVLAHPGLQIQPQVMNKAISVQPFMQPVGLGNVTLQPISSLQTLPNGSQSGHLGIGQIQVVGQPTVMTINPSGQQILTKPMGSYQLHQPGPETAGSGAQTGLGGSVLSSGGGLLIQGGKATLGSPSLNGPAVCVSTTNTNSSGTAMATPSGIVGFSGAALSTGIGSQTQPQPQSQIMQNVIIQRTPTPIQPKPPQGGTIPPKLFKQQPQQQQQLPTPHVLQNDASKALGVQQVPVSAAQNVAFLTGKPGSNVVLSTQATTQGAQFPQALFKSQVAPASGKPLSVHLLNQQGSIVIPSQAVLQGQNHQFLLPQLQAGGQILAQHPGGHIITSSGPSGQIIAANQILTANQNINLSQVLASQGHPGAAHILSGPIQLQPGQMGHPTLFQMPVSLAQTQNQAHPVTGHVQTVIQGMPIQNSLSIEGLSPAVSLQPTLQQQATGIPTNSSTGAAAMAQCQPGESITVLGSSTEQAAQPQPQTSILTVQTAPSVSAPASVPSSSAPSSTVVTSAPSVTTLGLGHQAQHSPGKVLFTPPGPSMILGQESMQMFLQQVPSSAHQQTLKLQSASPSQSGPSNSATPTLSESPQPSQASPLTLGQQIQSPHPPPQSRPPSQPQAQPPSQSQTPTRACTPSSLPPLFIIHNQIGGSPQGPQLSAQSAQAQSQQIQVQLPQVLPQPVPQPVVLQQEQSPSSCSPKPPQVPAQVLSQAPPTFQFAPTAIGTSTGAVLKQQVTVPGLNPEQQHHLQLINAQIQTMSSIAQPSPQQKQLLDKLHQVQQNILLQAKQQAQAQAQAQAHAQAQAQAQAQTQGASQFSKLPEQPSAQVMTSASAAASGSVPSVLQQKSVLIKSSATGSNDIQVLAGAQASSGVTVNQGIAPPNIGQTVQAKPGVISGVGGLAVGKPGLQIQVLSSGISQMPAPQPPAPVQTQTSALKRPFSMETSKEARMLEQLRKLQGSVLHPDYSSPFCSFEDTLHRLLPYHLYQGMAPSTQDYRRVDDEFQNVSCQLLKRTQAMLDKYRHLLFEESRRLGPSAEMVMIDRMFIQEEKIALNQDKILAKEKPEEFVANSCLLNRSADSSMRPAAVELSSVRTGPSALVPTHVPATPSPAPPTGTTAPAAAPAAAASADAPSPPSFHPTKLVIKQGGGGALVSWSTSVSPTPVPAVRPSAEPVAQSSDRSFSRASSSVRSADDEDDDVALPQRTSKPPMKTYEARQRIGLKLKIKQEAGFSKVVHNTALDPVHSQTQHAPQPQTSEPPSKTRPPVTQTATVIRTPPPTCNPTTSTTFSAVTTHASSTSGGIASSTAPPSSASHTWSSSSSSTSSAQMNGTLEHHEVGGIKRNPTSTTTSQTTTCRLPLRKTYRENISPRHRPGVPGGGDIIPMPQPAPAGPLISSPQPERTVIASVKLERQGGSGLAHPHTDPGSQGLMAVEDEFFRGIKNAYHHHHHQQQQQFSDKEDEGDGDGGSRMGRVKGLVSKSRERALGTFQMDQHAPGPPSPGETSCTRDSSSLPAKRCKSDSPDMDNASFSSGSPPPDDSLNEHLQCAIDSILNLQQGPPGRGAVGRVHAASLTNQHQTHHRQGTSSSSSSTYRHSVSSSSSPSSSSMSQHPQVGGRGQNGSLVSQTHSR; translated from the exons ATGCTTTTAG TTGACATGGATGATGAAGATGGCAGGTGCTTGCTAGATGTTATATG tGACCCTCAAGCTCTCAACGACTTTCTTCATGGATCAGAAACACAA CTGGACACTGACGACCTTTTGGATGGCTCGAGTGACCCGTCCAGCTCTTTCTTCTCTGGTACTGGG GGACACGTTCCTGAAGTCCAGCCACCGGCTCAGCTATCGACAAGCGAGCCATCTGGGCTGCCCAGAGTCAGCGTCGATTTGGACTTCCTGGAGGACGATGACATCCTCGGAGGCTCACCAGGAGGAGGCGGAGATGGTGGGAGCAATGGCGTTGACTCAAATCACGAACCATGTGACATTCTGCAACAGAGTCTGGCGGAAGCTAACATTACAGAACAGAGCCTTCAAGAGGCGGAAGCTGAGCTTGATCTTAGCTCTTTCGGGCTAACTAATTTGACACAGGTAGTCCAGCCTTTGCCTGATACCAGTAGTTTGCCTGGGGTGGGCATTGGAGGAGCTACACAGATCTTTCCCAGCCAAGGTTCCACTACCACTCCCTCCACTGCGACCACAGATATGCTTGGTTCAGTTCTGGCTCACCCGGGCCTGCAGATTCAACCACAGGTTATGAACAAGGCCATCAGTGTCCAGCCATTCATGCAGCCTGTCGGGCTCGGAAATGTAACCCTTCAACCCATTTCAAGCCTTCAGACTCTACCAAATGGAAGCCAGTCGGGACATTTGGGCATTGGACAGATTCAGGTTGTGGGCCAACCCACTGTAATGACTATCAATCCATCTGGCCAGCAGATCCTGACTAAACCCATGGGTAGTTATCAGCTGCATCAACCTGGGCCAGAGACTGCAGGTTCTGGAGCCCAAACTGGACTCGGAGGTTCTGTGCTTAGCTCTGGAGGGGGACTTTTGATTCAGGGAGGCAAGGCTACACTAGGGTCCCCATCTTTGAATGGCCCTGCTGTCTGTGTTAGCACCACAAACACCAACAGCAGCGGCACTGCAATGGCCACACCAAGTGGCATAGTGGGATTTAGTGGTGCTGCCCTAAGCACAGGGATCGGATCTCAAACTCAACCTCAGCCACAGAGCCAAATTATGCAGAATGTCATCATCCAGCGAACACCAACTCCAATACAACCCAAACCTCCGCAAGGTGGCACCATACCACCCAAACTCTTTAAACAACAGccacagcaacaacaacaacttcCAACCCCACATGTATTACAGAATGATGCCAGTAAGGCTCTTGGAGTGCAGCAGGTTCCAGTGTCTGCTGCTCAGAATGTAGCCTTCCTAACTGGCAAGCCCGGTTCAAACGTTGTCTTGAGTACCCAGGCCACCACCCAGGGGGCACAGTTCCCCCAGGCTCTGTTTAAGTCGCAGGTTGCTCCGGCATCAGGCAAACCCCTTAGTGTCCATTTACTAAATCAACAGGGCAGCATAGTCATTCCCTCTCAGGCTGTCTTGCAAGGTCAGAACCATCAGTTTCTTCTCCCTCAGCTTCAGGCTGGAGGACAGATCCTGGCTCAGCATCCTGGGGGTCACATTATCACCAGTTCGGGACCAAGTGGACAGATAATCGCTGCTAATCAGATTTTAACAGCTAATCAGAACATCAATCTTAGCCAGGTTTTGGCCTCACAGGGCCATCCTGGTGCTGCCCACATTCTCTCTGGGCCCATCCAGCTCCAGCCTGGACAGATGGGCCACCCTACACTCTTCCAGATGCCTGTCTCCTTAGCCCAGACACAGAACCAAGCGCATCCAGTGACGGGACACGTTCAGACGGTTATACAGGGCATGCCTATCCAAAACTCCTTGTCAATAGAGGGACTAAGCCCGGCAGTCAGTTTGCAGCCAACCCTTCAACAGCAGGCTACTGGCATTCCCACCAACAGCAGCACTGGAGCAGCAGCAATGGCACAGTGCCAGCCTGGGGAGAGCATCACTGTGCTGGGTAGCTCAACTGAGCAGGCTGCCCAACCGCAACCCCAAACCTCCATCCTGACTGTACAGACGGCTCCATCTGTTTCGGCGCCAGCATCGGTTCCCTCCTCTTCAGCTCCATCCTCTACAGTGGTGACATCTGCGCCCTCAGTGACGACGCTGGGTTTGGGCCACCAGGCCCAGCACAGTCCAGGAAAGGTGTTGTTCACACCACCAGGCCCCAGTATGATCCTCGGTCAAGAGTCCATGCAGATGTTCCTGCAgcag GTTCCATCCTCGGCACATCAGCAGACTCTAAAACTCCAAAGCGCCTCCCCCTCTCAGTCTGGACCCTCCAACAGCGCCACGCCAACCCTGTCAGAGAGCCCACAGCCATCTCAGGCTTCTCCTCTAACACTGGGCCAGCAGATTCAGTCTCCTCATCCTCCCCCCCAGTCCCGACCTCCCTCTCAGCCCCAGGCGCAGCCCCCCTCCCAGTCCCAGACCCCTACTAGGGCATGCACACCTTCCTCTCTACCTCCACTCTTTATAATACACAATCAGATAGGGGGCTCTCCGCAGGGGCCTCAGCTCTCGGCCCAGTCAGCTCAGGCCCAAAGTCAGCAGATCCAAGTGCAGCTGCCCCAGGTTCTGCCCCAGCCAGTCCCACAGCCTGTAGTTCTTCAACAGGAGCAGTCCCCCTCCTCCTGCTCCCCAAAGCCTCCCCAGGTGCCTGCCCAGGTGCTTTCCCAGGCCCCTCCCACTTTCCAGTTTGCACCCACTGCAATAGGCACCTCCACTGGGGCAGTGTTGAAGCAACAGGTGACTGTCCCAGGTTTGAATCCTGAACAGCAGCATCATTTACAGCTGATTAACGCCCAAATACAGACCATGTCCTCCATCGCCCAGCCCTCTCCGCAGCAGAAGCAGCTATTGGACAAGCTCCACCAG GTTCAACAAAACATCCTTCTTCAGGCCAAACAGCAGGCTCAAGCTCAAGCCCAAGCCCAGGCCCACGCTCAAGCTCAAGCTCAGGCTCAGGCTCAGACGCAGGGAGCAAGTCAGTTCAGCAAACTACCTGAGCAGCCTTCAGCACAAGTGATGACCTCAGCCAGCGCTGCTGCCAGCGGATCAGTCCCGTCAGTTCTGCAGCAAAAATCTGTGCTCATCAAGTCCTCAGCTACAG GTTCTAATGATATACAGGTACTGGCTGGAGCGCAGGCATCTTCTGGTGTTACTGTCAACCAGGGAATAGCCCCTCCTAACATCGGTCAGACTGTTCAG GCAAAACCAGGAGTAATAAGTGGAGTTGGGGGGCTTGCAGTTGGCAAACCAGGATTACAGATTCAGGTTCTGAGCAGCGGAATTTCTCAGATGCCGGCACCACAGCCTCCTGCTCCCGTTCAGACTCAG ACATCAGCTTTGAAAAGGCCTTTTAGTATGGAGACGAGTAAAGAGGCTCG AATGCTGGAACAGCTGAGGAAGCTTCAGGGTTCTGTATTACACCCAGACTACAGCTCACCGTTCTGTTCGTTCGAGGACACTTTGCACCGGCTCCTGCCCTACCACCTGTACCAGGGCATGGCCCCTTCCACTCAGGACTACCGCAGAG TGGATGACGAGTTCCAGAACGTCTCCTGCCAACTTCTGAAGCGTACACAAGCCATGCTGGACAAATATCGTCACCTGCTCTTTGAAGAATCAAGG AGGCTGGGTCCTTCTGCTGAGATGGTGATGATTGATAGGATGTTCATCCAGGAAGAGAAGATTGCGCTAAACCAGGACAAAATACTGGCTAAAGAGAAGCCAG AAGAGTTTGTGGCCAACTCCTGTTTGCTGAACAGAAGTGCGGACAGCTCCATGAGGCCAGCAGCAGTGGAACTAAGCTCTGTCCGAACAGGCCCATCCGCTCTAGTGCCGACCCACGTACCTGCCACCCCGTCTCCAGCTCCTCCTACGGGCACTACCGCCCccgctgctgctcctgctgctgctgcctctgctgATGCCCCTTCTCCTCCTTCCTTCCATCCCACCAAGCTAGTGATAAAGCAAGGAGGAGGGGGTGCGCTAGTGTCGTGGTCCACCAGTGTCTCCCCTACGCCTGTTCCAGCTGTGCGGCCCAGTGCCGAACCTGTAGCACAGAGCTCAGACCGTTCCTTCAGTCGTGCCTCGTCCTCTGTACGTTCAGCTGACGATGAAGACGATGATGTTGCGCTCCCACAGCGGACCAGCAAACCACCTATGAAGACCTATGAGGCACGACAGCGAATCGGCTTGAAGTTGAAAATAAAGCAGGAGGCAGGGTTTAGCAAAGTGGTTCACAACACTGCCTTAGACCCTGTTCATTCACAGACCCAGCATGCCCCACAACCACAAACCTCTGAGCCACCCTCCAAAACCAGACCCCCTGTAACACAAACAGCAAcagtcattaggactccaccCCCCACTTGTAACCCCACCACTTCCACAACTTTCAGTGCAGTGACCACACATGCAAGCTCCACCTCTGGTGGCATAGCTTCCTCCACAGCCCCTCCTTCCTCTGCATCTCACACATGGTCTTCGTCATCCTCTTCAACTTCTTCTGCCCAGATGAACGGCACTCTGGAGCACCACGAAGTGGGCGGAATCAAACGGAACCCTACCTCCACGACAACGTCTCAGACGACTACCTGCCGACTCCCTTTGCGCAAAACTTACCGTGAGAACATCAGTCCTCGCCACCGGCCGGGAGTCCCAGGGGGTGGTGATATTATACCCATGCCACAACCAGCACCTGCAGGACCCCTAATCTCCTCTCCCCAGCCAGAGCGGACGGTAATTGCCAGCGTGAAGTTGGAGCGGCAGGGTGGTAGTGGGCTCGCTCACCCCCACACGGACCCTGGCTCGCAAGGCTTGATGGCGGTAGAGGACGAATTCTTTCGCGGAATCAAAAACGcttatcaccaccaccaccaccaacagcagcagcagttctcTGACAAAGAGGACGAGGGAGACGGGGACGGTGGGAGCCGCATGGGGAGGGTGAAGGGCTTGGTGAGTAAAAGCAGAGAGCGGGCTCTGGGGACATTTCAGATGGACCAGCATGCGCCTGGTCCTCCATCTCCAGGAGAAACATCTTGCACAAGAGACTCTTCATCACTTCCTGCAAAACGGTGTAAATCGGACTCTCCAGACATGGACAATGCCAGCTTCTCGAGCGGCAGTCCCCCACCGGACGACTCGCTCAATGAACACCTGCAGTGTGCTATTGACAGCATACTGAACCTGCAGCAGGGCCCGCCAGGCAGGGGAGCCGTGGGCAGGGTCCATGCAGCAAGCCTAACGAACCAGCACCAAACCCACCACCGCCAGGGCACATCGTCATCTTCATCGtccacatacagacactctgtctcttcctcttcaTCTCCATCTTCATCCTCCATGTCCCAGCACCCACAGGTAGGGGGCAGAGGGCAGAACGGAAGTCTGGTGTCTCAGACGCACAGTAGATAA